In Nostoc sp. CENA543, a single genomic region encodes these proteins:
- a CDS encoding ankyrin repeat domain-containing protein produces MASLNENLIRMIVKGDTAAVESLLAQGADPNTTGGVTAVGASNTALMWAATEGYLEIVELLLAHNADVNTKNPAGYTPLMFAAECDRRNIVSLLLDHGANISDRNSYEETILMTMARRGQTDIVQRLVKMGAEVDAVNKIGDTALYLATDNGHTYTVKALIELGATVNTANLGGWTPLMMASARGDLETMTLLLANGADFRPQNRWGATALSEARNSFRSAQAVELLIQAGATE; encoded by the coding sequence ATGGCTTCTCTTAACGAAAACCTCATCCGCATGATTGTCAAAGGTGATACTGCTGCTGTCGAAAGCTTATTAGCTCAAGGCGCAGATCCCAATACTACGGGGGGTGTGACAGCCGTGGGAGCTAGTAATACAGCTTTGATGTGGGCGGCTACAGAAGGTTATCTGGAAATTGTGGAATTGTTGTTGGCACATAATGCTGATGTCAATACTAAAAATCCCGCAGGTTACACACCGTTAATGTTTGCGGCGGAGTGCGATCGCCGCAATATTGTTTCGCTACTCCTAGATCATGGCGCGAATATTAGCGATCGCAATTCCTACGAGGAAACTATATTAATGACAATGGCGCGCCGTGGTCAAACGGATATTGTCCAACGTCTAGTAAAAATGGGTGCTGAGGTGGATGCCGTAAATAAAATCGGTGACACAGCTTTATACTTAGCCACAGATAATGGTCATACTTACACAGTTAAGGCATTGATTGAACTGGGCGCAACAGTAAATACCGCAAACTTGGGCGGTTGGACTCCTTTAATGATGGCATCTGCGAGGGGCGATTTAGAAACTATGACACTGTTGTTAGCCAATGGTGCAGATTTCCGTCCGCAAAATCGCTGGGGTGCAACAGCCTTGAGTGAAGCTCGTAATTCCTTTCGTTCTGCTCAAGCAGTGGAATTGTTAATTCAAGCTGGGGCGACGGAGTGA
- a CDS encoding HEAT repeat domain-containing protein — translation MNNDRLTELETLLRSGALDQRKAALDELAQCPADLALPILQKLAVDQDFLCRRLAVMGLGNHRTAASLQILKELLQEESDHNVLAEIANSLFEFGNESVPLLQQLFERDRHWLTRQTIISILMEANQDEVLLAVIRQALQDETQTVKETGILALGSLLKGNLQQQALDLLTELAQAKDWRDRWRTATALSLSSDPRAKLLLAQLQQDENHYVVAAALEGSLPKEF, via the coding sequence ATGAATAACGATCGCCTCACTGAACTAGAAACTTTACTGAGGTCTGGCGCGCTTGACCAGCGTAAAGCTGCTTTAGATGAATTAGCACAATGTCCGGCTGATTTAGCTCTGCCTATTTTGCAAAAACTGGCGGTTGATCAAGACTTTCTGTGTCGTCGTTTGGCAGTGATGGGCTTGGGGAATCATCGCACAGCCGCATCCTTACAAATCCTCAAAGAGTTACTACAAGAAGAGTCTGACCATAATGTACTAGCGGAAATTGCCAATTCACTGTTTGAATTTGGTAATGAATCTGTACCGTTACTACAACAGTTGTTTGAGCGCGATCGCCATTGGTTGACTCGCCAGACGATTATCTCGATTCTCATGGAAGCCAATCAAGACGAAGTGCTGCTAGCCGTAATTCGCCAAGCTTTACAAGACGAAACACAAACAGTCAAAGAAACTGGAATTTTAGCACTGGGCAGTTTACTCAAAGGGAATTTGCAGCAACAAGCCCTAGATTTACTTACAGAATTAGCACAGGCAAAAGATTGGCGCGATCGCTGGCGAACCGCTACAGCCCTGAGTTTGTCATCAGACCCCAGAGCCAAACTATTACTAGCCCAACTCCAACAAGACGAAAATCATTACGTTGTCGCCGCCGCCCTGGAGGGGAGTTTGCCCAAGGAGTTTTGA